The Posidoniimonas polymericola genome segment GCGTTCATCTCCCAGAACTGGTTCTGCTTGTACTCGTTGAACGGGTGGTTGTGGCACTGCGTGCACTGCACCGCCATGCCGAGGAAAATCTGCGACGTCTTGGCCGTGGCCTGGATGCCGTTCTCCTCCATCTTGTCGGCCAGGAAATTGGCCGCGCCGTTGTAGTCGTCGTCGCCGGGGCGGCAGCTGCCGGTCGCGGAGACCAGCTCGCGCATGATCTGGTCGTACGGCTTGTTCTTCTGGAACGCCCGCCGCAGGTACTGCTGCATGCCGGAGCGGTCGACCAGCGAGTTGCGGTCGACCCCGCCGGTCCGGCCGACCAGCAAGTTGGTCCAGACCGTGGTCCAGTTGCGGGCGAACTCGGCGAGGTACTCGTCGCCCAGCAGACGATCAACGAGCTTGAGCTGCTTGTCGCCACTGCGGTCGCTCGTGTACTGCTGCAGCTCGTCGACGCTGGGGATGCGGCCGAGCAGGTCGAGGTACACGCGGCGGCACCACTCTGCGTCGGTCGCCGCTTTGGACGGAGCGAGCCCCGCGTCCTGCCAGGCGGCGCGGACCTGCTGCTCGATCAGCCGCGTTTGAGCGGGGATCGGGTCTGGCGTCGCATCGCGGGTGGCGGCCAACGCCGAGAGGGGGCTCAACAAGGAGCCAGCAAGAATCAGCGCGGTAGCCGAGAGTTGTCGATGCACTGCGTTCGACCCGTTCGTTGTCAGAGTGCTGCTAGGAGAAGTGGGTGCGTCCCCGGCGATTTGCCGTTAGGGACACACGATTGGCGTGTCTTTGCATCGTAGCCGACCTGCCTTGCAGAACCTAAAGGAACTGCCCGCGGATGCGGTTAAAATCACAGGCCATCTGAGTCGATTCGCCAGGAAGTGCTGCCGTTGTTGCCGATTCGAAGAAAATCAGCTGATTTCTCTCAAATCGATTTTGGGGCAGCAATCGACCCACCCGAAGAGTGTTTCAGTTTGCAACACATGTTGCGTTTTGAGACACCCAAAACGCAACAGGCGAGCCGCAACTGACATTGCTGTCGAGTGTGCGGCTCGCCTTGTAAGTTGAGAACCTCTCAGAGGGTAGCCAGCTCGGGGAGGGACAAGCTGGCTCTAACCTCTTCCTGTTCCATGGGTTCCAACTTCGCGTTGCGTCTTCCTCTTCATCTTCCGGCCCCTCGTTCTCTGTTCCGGCCCCGGTCGATGCCTCTTCGTCCGTAGGCGAGGGTCTTCTGATGCGAGAACTAATATGCAACGCCCGTGCCAAAAGTCTGCCGCCGGTCCGATTGCGAAGGGCGACTGAGTCATCGGTGCGATCGCTTCGACGTCCGATCGGATCGTTTTGACGACAGTTTTCGACCCTGCAAGGAGCGGACCGGGCGGCAAGAATCGTCTCAACCCATTTGCCTCAATAACCTTACAGCGTTTTAGGGCCGCTTTGGCATGCAGGTCGCTTCCTGACTCTAGCGAAATAGGGGTCGCCGTGGGCCGCGACACCAATCCCAGTGTGACCAGACGCCTGCCCCGTGAGGCGTCGTTATGGAGAGCAACGATGTTCAAGAAAATCACCCTCGCCGCGCTGTTTGTCGGAGCCATGGCGCTCGGCAGCCTCGGTATGGCGTCGCAGGCGCAGGCCGGGCATCCTCACCACTGCCACGGCGGCTACGGCTACGGCGGAGGTTACGGCCCGGCGCCCCGCGCCGCGTACTACGCACCGGCTCCCCATGTGCGGAGCGTCTACTACGGCGGCGGCTACCACCCGCGGTCGGTTGGCTACTCGGCCTACTACGGCCCGCCCGCTTACTCGCGGCAGTCGTACTACCGCAGCAGCCCCGGCTTCCGGCTGTCGATCGGCTTCTGATCTCCGGCTCAACCGGCTAGCCGGCGCCTACCGCAACCCAGCAACTCCCCGCCGGGCGGCAGACTCTTCTGCCGCCCGGCTTGTTGTGCGCGCCCCCGAATTCGAGACCTACGGACCCGTTTGTCGCGCATCGAACGCCGCTTGTCAGTCACTACCGAAGCTCTATACTGTGCGTGCCTAAGGCGTTTGGCAGTAAGCAATTGCCACGCCCGCGGCGTTCGTTATCCGACGCCGGGAGCCCGACCGAAGAGGTCCCGCCCCGGCGCGGCTCTCCGACGCAGTTCCGTTTTCTTGGTGGGAGAACTTTGGTGGCTGATTCTTCGTTGTCGTTTCTCCAGCGCCATGAGTTCCTCATCCGCCGGCTGCACTCGCTCTCGGGCCTGATCCCGGTCGGCGCCTTCATGTGCGTGCACCTGCTGGTGAACGCCAGCGTGCTGAACAGCGCCGAGACCTTCCAGAACAACGTCTACCTGATCCACTCGGGCGACAAGCTGCTGCCGCTGGTGGAGTGGACCTTCATCTTCTTGCCGATCCTGTTCCACGCGGTGGTCGGCGTGGTCATTATCAAGGGCGGGCTGCCGAACAACAGCAACTACCGCTACGGCGCCAACTGGCGGTACGCCATGCAGCGGGCGACCGGCATGATCGCCTTTGTGTTCATCATGGCGCACGTGTTCCACACCCACGGCTGGTTCCATTTCGACGCTTGGCGCGACATGGCCAAGTCGCTGGGCGGGGCCGCGTTCGCACCGTTCAATGCCGCCAGCACGCTGAAGGTCGCGATGAGCGGCGTGGTCGTGCCGGTGCTGTACGCCATCGGCGTGCTCTCCTGTGTGTTCCACCTGGCCAACGGCATCTGGACCATGGGCATCACCTGGGGCGCGTGGACCACGCCCAAGGCGCAGAGCCGGGCCCTGGTCATCTGCTCCGGGTTTGGCGTGCTGCTGGCGGTGGTCGGCATGAGTGCCCTGTGGGGCGCGACAAACCCCGCGACCGCGTCCGGCGACACCTCGGTCGAGGCGATCCGCGAGTCCGAGGACCGCATGTACGAGGCCCGCGTCGAGGCCGGCTCGATCATGCCCAACGAGCACAAACGCTACCACGATCCAACCGCCGACGCAGGCGAAGCGGAAGATCACTAAATACTACCTAGACACGTACTACTAGACTCTGAGCCGCAGCAGCCGGCACGCCGCTAGTTTGGGCGTCGAGTGCCTCGGCCGAACCCTACGAAGGTGACTGCATGTCACAGCAACGCGTTCTAGTCGTCGGCGGTGGACTCGCCGGTCTCGCGGCCACGATGAAGATGGCCGAGCAGGGCATCCACGTCGACCTGATGAGCCTGACTCCGGTCAAGCGCTCGCACAGCGTCTGCGCACAGGGCGGCATCAACAGCGTCAACGACCTCACCCGCCAGCAGGGCGACGACGAGTGGCTCCACCTGGACGACACCGTCTACGGCGGCGACTTCCTGCAGCACCAGCCGCCGGTCAAGGAGATGGCCTACTGGGCGCCGCGGATCATCAACCTGCTGGACCGCCTGGGCGTGCCGTTCAACCGCACCGAAGAGGGCTTCCGCGACCAGCGCCGCTTCGGCGGCACCCTGTACAAGCGGACCGCCTTTGCCGGCGCCACGACCGGCCAGCAGCTGCTCTACGCGCTTGACGAGCAGGTCCGCCGCTGGGAGGTCGAGGGCCTGGTCACCAAGTACGAGGGCTGGGACTTCCTCCGCCCCGTGGTCGACGCCGACGGTCAGTGCCGCGGCGCGGTCGCGCAGAACCTGGTCACGATGGAGATCCGTTCATTCCGCGCCGACGCGGTGATCCTGGCCTCCGGGGGCTGCGGCCTGATCTACGGCCGCAGCACGATGAGCATGGCCTGCAACGGCAGCGCCGTGAGCCGCGCCCTGCGGCACGGCGCCCGCTACGCCAACGGCGAGTTCATCCAGGTGCACCCCACCGCCATCCCCGGAGCCGACAAGCTGCGGCTGATGAGCGAGTCGGCCCGCGGCGAGGGGGGACGCGTCTGGGTGCCCCGCAAGCCGCAGGACCCCCGAGCGCCGCGTGACATCCCCGACGCCGACCGCTACTACTTCCTCGAGGAGCGGTACCCGACCTACGGCAACCTGGTGCCGCGCGACATCGCCACCCGCGAGATCTTCAACGTCTGCGTCAACGAGGGCCTGAGCGTCGAGTCCGACAAGCAGTGCGTCTACCTCGACCTGACGCACATCGAGCGGAGCGAGCTCGACCGCAAGCTGGGCGGCATCCTCAACATCTACGAGAAGTTCACCGGCGAGAACCCGCGCGACACGCCGATGAAGATCTTCCCCGGCGTGCACTACTCGATGGGCGGCCTGTGGGCCGACTACGCCCGCACCGCCGACGGCGGCCTCGACCCGGGCAACCCGATCAACCAGCAGACCAACGTCCCCGGCCTGTACGCGATCGGCGAGTGCGACTACCAGTACCACGGCGGCAACCGCCTGGGCGCCAACTCGCTCTTGTCGTGCATCTTCACCGGCCTGTTCGTCGGCCCCGGCATCGAGACCCACCTCAACTCGCTCAAGGCCTCGGCCGGCGACGAGCAGTACGACTCGCTGCTCAAGAGCGCCGCCGCGGAGGAAACCGCCACCGAGAAGGCGATGATCTCCGACAGCAAGCCGGGCGGCGAGAACCCCTACCTGATCCACCAGGAGCTGGGGCAAGAGATGACCAAGGCCGCCACCGTCGTCCGCGACAACGACCAGCTCACCGGCGCCCTCGCCAAGGTGAACGAGCTGTGCGAGCGGGCGAACAACTGCTCGCTGTCCGACACCGGCGCCTGGACCAACCAGAACATCACCTACACCCGCGCCCTGCGGGACATGTTCCCGGTGGCCAAGGCGATCCTCAAGGGCGCGCTGGCCCGCGACGAGTGCCGCGGCGCGCACTTCAAGCCCGCCTTCACCATGCCCGGCATCGAGGCCGACGACCCGGCCGAGCGCCGCCGCCAGGCCGAGGCCTGGTGCGACGCCTTCGAGCAGAAGAACGACAAGTGGCTCAAGTCCACCATCGCCACGTTCGACGCCAACGGCGAGCCGACCCTCAGCTACGAGGACGTCGACACGTCGCTCATCCCGCCCCGCCCCCGCCTGTACGGCCTGGTCGGCGCCGAGGTGATCGAGGAGGTGTGGAAGGAACGCCAGCGGGCCAAGGACGACGCCAAGCAACCCGCCGGGGTGTAGCTAAACTGTCCAATAGCCTGCCGCGGTTGGTGGTGGGGTCGGCGGTTTGCTGTTCGCCCAGGTGCTCATCCGATACGTACGGCCCTACCTGGCCGAAGAGATCGCCCGCCGAGAATCCGCGTCCCTTGGCCAACGGCCAACCCCACCGTAGCCTAGGGTGCCGCCCTAGGTCGACTGACCATGCGCATGCGTTGGCTGAAAGCCAACTTCAACCCAAAACCAACGGTTGAGTTTGGCCTTCAGCCAAATGGGGTCATCGCTCACCGG includes the following:
- a CDS encoding succinate dehydrogenase cytochrome b558 subunit, producing the protein MADSSLSFLQRHEFLIRRLHSLSGLIPVGAFMCVHLLVNASVLNSAETFQNNVYLIHSGDKLLPLVEWTFIFLPILFHAVVGVVIIKGGLPNNSNYRYGANWRYAMQRATGMIAFVFIMAHVFHTHGWFHFDAWRDMAKSLGGAAFAPFNAASTLKVAMSGVVVPVLYAIGVLSCVFHLANGIWTMGITWGAWTTPKAQSRALVICSGFGVLLAVVGMSALWGATNPATASGDTSVEAIRESEDRMYEARVEAGSIMPNEHKRYHDPTADAGEAEDH
- the sdhA gene encoding succinate dehydrogenase flavoprotein subunit, whose product is MSQQRVLVVGGGLAGLAATMKMAEQGIHVDLMSLTPVKRSHSVCAQGGINSVNDLTRQQGDDEWLHLDDTVYGGDFLQHQPPVKEMAYWAPRIINLLDRLGVPFNRTEEGFRDQRRFGGTLYKRTAFAGATTGQQLLYALDEQVRRWEVEGLVTKYEGWDFLRPVVDADGQCRGAVAQNLVTMEIRSFRADAVILASGGCGLIYGRSTMSMACNGSAVSRALRHGARYANGEFIQVHPTAIPGADKLRLMSESARGEGGRVWVPRKPQDPRAPRDIPDADRYYFLEERYPTYGNLVPRDIATREIFNVCVNEGLSVESDKQCVYLDLTHIERSELDRKLGGILNIYEKFTGENPRDTPMKIFPGVHYSMGGLWADYARTADGGLDPGNPINQQTNVPGLYAIGECDYQYHGGNRLGANSLLSCIFTGLFVGPGIETHLNSLKASAGDEQYDSLLKSAAAEETATEKAMISDSKPGGENPYLIHQELGQEMTKAATVVRDNDQLTGALAKVNELCERANNCSLSDTGAWTNQNITYTRALRDMFPVAKAILKGALARDECRGAHFKPAFTMPGIEADDPAERRRQAEAWCDAFEQKNDKWLKSTIATFDANGEPTLSYEDVDTSLIPPRPRLYGLVGAEVIEEVWKERQRAKDDAKQPAGV